The window GCAGTGCACATGCACGGTTTGATTTATGTAAATTCAACTAAATTATAGATGCTATTGAtatacagtgtgtatgtatgttttaaTGCTGATACTTATGTTTGACAATCAAAAACAATTATAGTGTGCATGGTTTTGTGTTAATCCACTTGATTAATAAGTCATGACCTAAGGCTTGATTCAAGTGATCATCCCATTCCTTCACATGACCACCTTTCTAATCCTAACACTCTCCCATCTGTATTTCAGGAAGACAATGAGATCCCCTCCAGCGTGTTCATCAAGGACTCACCCAAGACCCCCCAGGCCAGCCAGCTGGAGGACAACGCCCTTGCGGCGCCTGCCACGTCCGTCGCCGGCACAGACGCCAACCGCTCCCAGGAGGAGGGTCTCCATACCATCAGCTTGTCCTCCTCCGACGATGATGCTGGGGGTCACCAGGAGGAAGACGAAGCCCTGGAGGAAGAGGCAACGCTGGGTCTGGGAGCAATCCGGCCCTCCGTTGAGCGATCCAGAGCAGACCGGCTGAAGCGCTCCAGTCTGAAGAAGGTGGACAGCCTGAAGAAGGCTTTCTCACGCCAGAGCATCGAGAAAAAGATGAGCAAGATCAGCACCAAGATTGTGCCGACAGCGAGCCGCGAGAAGATCAAGAAGAGCTTCACACCAAACCACCCAAAGAGCCCTGCCTCCAAGAGTTCCTCATTCAAGGTGTCGCCAATGACGTTCAATGTGAAGAAGATGCGTGGTGAAGGGGAGGACTCAACCCAGCCCGGAGGCTCGCCTAGCGGGCATGCCCACGTGGATATCCCTCCCCTGGGAAGCATGGATGGGGATCTGCCCCTGGCCGAGGTGCATTCCCAGGAAGTGCTgggtgtggagggaggagaggagctggCTAGTCCCTCTAGCACTGGGAGCGTAGAGGCCAAGCTGACCTTCAATGGAGAAGCAGGGGGCCTGGAGTGTCAACTGACCACTGATCGTCCGGCGGGGCTCGCTGTCCCGGAGCATGATGATGAtattggagaggaggaagaggaggatgacgaagaggaggagcaggagagccCGGTGGAGGTGAAAGCTCCCATACCTTCTGCTACTGGAATCACTGTGGAGCAAGCCTCTTAATCGCATCCACCTCAACCTTTGCTCCTGCACATTCCCTGCCCTCTTTATATTACCATGCCAACAGTATAGTCATCCCTCCGTCTTTCCAAACCATGTTTCCGAGATATCTCctagacagacacacatgcacacacacgcacgcatgcacacacatggacacacacacacaatgtacataCACAACATGAAAGACGTGTCCTTAGCAGACCTATTCCTGAAAAAACTCAAGCTCCTGTGCCAGCGATACAGGCCATCCCATCAAGTGATCCTGCATCATTTgctcctgcctggtgtgtttaactaGCTACCCTTCTGTGGGGCTACCTTAAGAAAAGAACCAGTGTGCCAAGAGACTATTACTCACCTTCCCAACTGGAACCTTGCTTCTGTTTCAAGAGAACAGCACATCTCCAGTACATTGAGCCAactatctctctctatttgtctgtctctgcatgggcctctctgtctgtctgacagataGTCTCTTTGTTCCTCTGCCTCGTGTGAATGCCGGTAAATCTCTGGCAAAAAAGGTAAAGCCCCACAGTTTGGGGATGGTAGCTTGTTGCCAGGCAGTCTGGGCATTGGTATGGTTGGTAGCTAGGTTTCTACAGCAAAGGTGGTGTAAGGCTGAAGGGATATAGGGCTGTAATATGTCCAAATGCTCTGCCTGAAAATAGCTTCTTATCTTCATCAAGGATATTTTTATTATTTCAGAGAGCGGGTTCAATGTAAGAAGGGGGATAGGGAGGAAGTACGACGAGAGAAGGAAAGTCGTTTAGAGTGTTCGGATGAGTCAAATACATGTGGAAAATGCGGTGTGCTTCATTTTGCTTATAATAAAACCATTGGAATAGTCCCAAAAAGTGCAAACTCTGCACCTCAGGCATGTGGGTGAAGCTGAATCAAGCACACCTCaggtatttgaatgtttgtgaTACATGTATTTGACCCATGTCTTGATGTAACCACACAACCTGAGTGCAGGGTAAAAAAATAGCCATATAATTGAGGCAGTTTTGTGCCATCCCTACCTTAGTTTATTTGCCATAATAAATACTCACCAGAACAGTGTAAAAAAAACTGCTTGAAAGTGGTTAATGGTTCATTAGGTACAGACCACACCTTCAATATTTGGGGAGAGTAAGTTGAAATAGCTGTCTTGTGTTAACGTCTACTGGCGTCTACCTTAAGGCTCTACATACTGGGACTTTCCTAAACCACCCTATATCAGGGCAATTATAATCTtatgtgtatgtacatattcGATTATGGGATTATCAGTGGGTATAATGATTTATATAGAATCATGTTTGTTGAATACTGTCAAACTTTATCGGGTACTGTCTCCTGAGTATTGTACTTCCATAATATTATAGTCTAACAATGTGGACTTTTGGAGTTGATCACTCACATAAACAAGGTTTGAATAGCATAAACAAGCATTTACACATTCTTATATGgttgaaacacacacatgcacacacaaaacaTTAAATGAAGACTCCACCCAAAatctattttggtatttgtttcattagtccattgttgatatattCCCAAAATgctttgcatgtcagcaatcaagttaagatatgtaactttcaaaatacagaaatacagcggGTATGATGATTGGTGGAATTGTCCTTAATAAACTAGCACATATTTACAGAGGCACCCACACAGACATTCACTCACATGCTCCTGCACGCACGGAAGCCTTGAAACTTAGGCCTACACAAGCTGGTGTGAGTAATTGCTGTCCGGGAGCGAGGAATTCCTGCATGTTTTAGAAGATAAGAGTGATAGTGAAAGATTCCATTCCTTTAAATTCTCTCCTTTTGGAATCTACTTGCTCGTATCACTAAGGGAGGATAGTTCATCTAATCTATGTGCAGCACTTGCCACTAACTTGTGGCTACTGTTTATATGGTTTCATATCCATAAGATGGAATGGAATTTAAACCCCTCTGTGGggagtatatacagtatcagcCTGAACTTCATGGTTAGCATCCCCTGGCCTATTCCTTTCTGATGACTTGACTGAAGTGCCTTGCAACCAGTCAGTGCCTAGTACACACTTAGGGGCCTCCAAAATATATAGGTGTCTAATGAAATGTAATTAAAAACAGAATGAAACCATTAAGCAGATGATGTATTGTATGTTATTTCTCAGTTGAGAGAGATCttggagaaagggaaagagagaaggagaggcagagcagagaggcATTCCTGGGTTTGACATATGACTCTTTGGCAGCCCATTTTTCATGCACTACCCTCTCTGCCTGGATGTGGCGGCAGGGGGAACTGGGGCCCTCATGGGCCACAGGTGTGTTGCCCCCAGGGAGGCCCCTGGGCACTGGCTCActaggaaggaggggaggaagggagggaggaggatgaggagggtagaTCATTTAGAAAAACATTGTTTTTGGAACTGTGGGAGTAGAACAGAAAATGGGACAGGTTGCATCCCGATTCTCCACACTCAGTGTCATGAATTTAAAAATTGTAAAAACTCCCTCCAGCTAATGCCAACACCAATTCAATTATATGAAATCCATGATTGGAGAATAAGGACCCGTGTTTTGAGAGGAGGTATAAATTGAAGAGAGATATGTCAAATTGTTTGCGCACCGG of the Oncorhynchus clarkii lewisi isolate Uvic-CL-2024 chromosome 3, UVic_Ocla_1.0, whole genome shotgun sequence genome contains:
- the LOC139396209 gene encoding caveolae-associated protein 2-like encodes the protein MGEDSSHAERSSNSSSILVNPQQYQAQQDNMDLLVSSFSPSPAPSSPTNTLSRLGLKTPGSLGPGSPTSPTARDQVSAITVVALLDKLVNMLEAVQENQQRMELRQADLEGAVRGVQGDVTRLSKNHTSTSNSVNKLLERSHKVNTHMKEVRERLDKQASQVKRLEANHGHLLKRNHFKVLIFQEDNEIPSSVFIKDSPKTPQASQLEDNALAAPATSVAGTDANRSQEEGLHTISLSSSDDDAGGHQEEDEALEEEATLGLGAIRPSVERSRADRLKRSSLKKVDSLKKAFSRQSIEKKMSKISTKIVPTASREKIKKSFTPNHPKSPASKSSSFKVSPMTFNVKKMRGEGEDSTQPGGSPSGHAHVDIPPLGSMDGDLPLAEVHSQEVLGVEGGEELASPSSTGSVEAKLTFNGEAGGLECQLTTDRPAGLAVPEHDDDIGEEEEEDDEEEEQESPVEVKAPIPSATGITVEQAS